The Miscanthus floridulus cultivar M001 chromosome 7, ASM1932011v1, whole genome shotgun sequence genome includes a region encoding these proteins:
- the LOC136467858 gene encoding serine/threonine-protein kinase RIPK-like — MRMLFSCFVGSEPPPAAGSESGDERQQQKKKAVRRMRSATARLRSLSLDDLSRTLASSGLHAFTQAELRAATRGLSSSNFIGEGGFGPVYKGFLDGRLRPGEIQPQHVAVKYLDADGPQGHREWLAEVVYLGMLRHPHLVKLIGYGCQDEQRMLVYEYMARGSLEHHLFKNLLSTLPWCTRLKIAVGAAKGLAFLHEADTPVIYRDFKASNILLDSDYTAKLSDFGLAKEGPQGDDTHVTTRVMGTHGYAAPEYILTGHLTAKSDVYSFGVVLLELLSGRRCVDKRRRGREQHLVDWARPYLRHPERLHRVMDPSLDGHYSAKAAHKAAMVAYHCLHSVPKSRPTMRDVVDALEPLLAVCSDVPAGPFVYTVPPEPESDDNSKAADEAADGPAAAAASARKKCLASAVHAEGELRTAANQRYASSVAEHGSSSPKQSRDRGA; from the exons ATGAGGATGCTGTTCAGTTGCTTCGTGGGGTcggagccgccgccggcggccggAAGCGAGAGCGGGGACGAGAGGCAGCAGCAGAAGAAGAAGGCGGTGCGGCGGATGCGGAGCGCGACGGCGCGGCTGCGGTCGCTGTCGCTGGACGACCTGTCGCGGACGCTGGCGTCCTCGGGCCTGCACGCCTTCACGCAGGCGGAGCTGAGGGCCGCCACGCGGGGCCTCTCTAGCAGCAACTTCATCGGCGAGGGCGGGTTCGGCCCCGTCTACAAGGGCTTCCTCGACGGGCGGCTCCGGCCCGGGGAGATCCAGCCGCAGCACGTCGCCGTCAAGTACCTCGACGCCGACGGGCCGCAGGGCCACCGCGAGTGGCTG GCGGAGGTGGTGTACCTGGGGATGTTGAGGCATCCGCATCTGGTGAAGCTCATCGGGTACGGCTGCCAGGACGAGCAGAGGATGCTCGTGTACGAGTACATGGCGAGAGGCAGCCTCGAGCACCACCTCTTCAAGA ATCTGCTGTCGACCTTGCCGTGGTGCACGCGGCTGAAGATCGCGGTGGGCGCCGCTAAGGGGCTGGCGTTCCTGcacgaggccgacacgcccgtcATCTACCGCGACTTCAAGGCCTCCAACATCCTGCTCGACTCC GATTACACGGCAAAGCTCTCAGACTttggcctggccaaggagggcccACAGGGCGACGACACCCACGTAACCACCCGTGTCATGGGGACACACGGCTACGCCGCGCCGGAGTACATTCTCACCG GGCACCTGACGGCGAAgagcgacgtgtacagcttcggtGTGGTGCTCCTGGAGCTGCTGTCGGGGCGGCGCTGCGTGGAcaagcggcggcgcgggcgggagCAGCACCTGGTGGACTGGGCGCGCCCGTACCTGCGCCACCCGGAGCGGCTGCACCGGGTGATGGACCCCAGCCTGGACGGCCACTACTCCGCAAAGGCCGCGCACAAGGCCGCCATGGTCGCCTACCACTGCCTCCACAGCGTACCCAAGTCCCGCCCCACCATGCGCGACGTCGTCGACGCGCTCGAGCCGCTGCTCGCCGTGTGCAGCGACGTGCCCGCGGGACCCTTCGTGTACACGGTCCCGCCCGAGCCCGAGTCCGACGACAACAGCAAGGCCGCCGACGAGGCGGCGGACGGCCCCGCGGCGGCCGCTGCCAGTGCCAGGAAGAAGTGCCTCGCGTCGGCCGTGCACGCCGAGGGCGAGCTGCGGACGGCGGCCAACCAACGGTACGCGAGCTCCGTGGCGGAGCACGGGAGCTCTTCGCCCAAGCAGAGCAGGGACAGGGGAGCCTAG
- the LOC136467860 gene encoding norbelladine synthase-like, with product MKGSKVHEHEADVPASELWAIYGTLRAAELLPELLPHVLAKVDLVSGDGGVGTILQLTFPPGIPGLQSYKEKFIKVDNENYIKETEAIDGDILKLGFLAYMIRFEIIPKGANLSVIRTTIEYEIDDAHPEVEAMVSTALLAAAAEKFSEHAKEKKVPQATS from the exons ATGAAGGGAAGCAAGGTCCACGAGCACGAGGCGGACGTCCCCGCCTCCGAGCTCTGGGCGATCTACGGCACGCTCCGCGCCGCGGAGCTCCTGCCGGAGCTGCTCCCGCACGTGCTTGCCAAGGTCGACCTCGTCAGCGGCGACGGCGGTGTTGGTACCATCTTGCAGCTAACATTTCCTCCTG GGATTCCTGGGCTGCAGAGCTACAAGGAGAAGTTCATCAAAGTCGACAACGAGAATTATATCAAGGAGACAGAAGCCATCGATGGCGACATTCTGAAGCTGGGGTTCCTGGCCTACATGATACGGTTTGAGATCATTCCCAAAGGGGCCAACTTGTCGGTGATCAGGACGACTATCGAGTATGAGATTGATGATGCGCACCCAGAGGTTGAAGCTATGGTGAGCACGGCACTTttggctgcagctgctgagaaATTTTCCGAGCATGCTAAGGAGAAGAAGGTCCCTCAAGCAACCTCTTGA